One region of Hugenholtzia roseola DSM 9546 genomic DNA includes:
- a CDS encoding M14 family zinc carboxypeptidase: MTTQNPTTSFANFLAEYYAFFRYENLLRYRFKMADFYTALQATTTSLESSLLGHSWQGRPIFKVQVGKGKKKVLLWSQMHGNEPTATLALLDIFNFFNGSFSYPNPFVANMARQIREKIEKNLHLIFVPVLNPDGTERFTRVTAQGIDMNRDFRQRQTPEGRLLIALAADFQPEFSFNLHDQRSKYSVGDSANPTTMAFLAPAPDAEKSLTPRRKAAIQLISLMVKTLEPYIGQNLAKYNDDFEPRAFGDNFQSLGYGTILIESGHVSGDFEKQQVRKYNFIAILTALYALASDLETQESLEPYEALPFNGERFFDLILRKVEIFPNCTVDVAIERDAFFQKNDTNGKPLYDFVGKIATLGDLTGFYGHQEVDCSGLKVVLQKGEWLPEASPLVFFYRKDGQLAHLLAEGNFLTCS, from the coding sequence ATGACAACCCAAAATCCGACTACCTCTTTTGCCAATTTTTTGGCAGAATACTACGCTTTTTTTCGCTACGAAAATTTGCTGCGATATCGCTTCAAAATGGCTGATTTTTATACTGCCCTACAAGCCACTACTACCTCTCTGGAAAGTTCGCTTTTGGGACATTCTTGGCAGGGCAGACCTATTTTTAAGGTGCAGGTAGGAAAGGGTAAGAAAAAAGTTTTGCTTTGGTCGCAAATGCATGGCAATGAACCGACGGCTACCCTTGCGCTCTTGGATATTTTCAATTTTTTTAATGGTTCTTTTTCCTATCCAAACCCTTTTGTGGCGAATATGGCGCGGCAGATAAGAGAAAAAATAGAAAAAAACTTACATCTTATTTTTGTCCCCGTTCTTAATCCTGACGGCACAGAAAGATTTACGCGCGTTACGGCGCAAGGCATAGATATGAACCGCGACTTTCGCCAACGCCAAACCCCCGAAGGTAGGCTTTTGATAGCCTTAGCCGCTGATTTTCAACCTGAATTTTCTTTTAATCTGCACGACCAACGCTCGAAATACTCGGTAGGCGATAGTGCCAATCCTACCACAATGGCATTTTTAGCCCCTGCCCCTGATGCAGAAAAAAGCCTCACGCCACGCCGAAAAGCAGCGATACAGCTCATTAGTTTGATGGTAAAAACCTTAGAACCTTACATAGGTCAGAATTTGGCAAAGTACAATGACGACTTCGAGCCACGTGCCTTTGGCGATAATTTTCAATCGCTTGGTTATGGTACAATTTTGATAGAATCGGGACATGTTTCAGGCGATTTTGAAAAACAACAAGTTCGTAAATATAACTTTATTGCTATTCTAACGGCTCTTTACGCGCTGGCTTCCGATTTGGAAACCCAAGAAAGCCTCGAACCTTATGAAGCCCTGCCCTTTAATGGCGAGCGTTTTTTTGATTTGATATTGCGTAAGGTAGAGATTTTCCCAAATTGTACCGTAGATGTGGCAATAGAAAGAGATGCCTTTTTTCAAAAAAATGATACAAACGGAAAACCGCTTTATGATTTTGTCGGAAAAATTGCTACTTTGGGCGACCTCACAGGTTTCTACGGACACCAAGAAGTGGATTGTAGCGGCTTGAAAGTAGTCTTGCAGAAAGGAGAATGGCTGCCAGAGGCTTCGCCGCTTGTGTTTTTCTATCGCAAAGACGGGCAACTTGCGCACCTACTTGCAGAGGGTAATTTTCTAACTTGTAGTTAA
- a CDS encoding lipoate--protein ligase family protein encodes MKLLLSPSFDAAFNLATEEYAVSELLKNASEAGFLFLYRNAPCVVLGKNQNLLEEVDYHFLKNRQIPLRRRISGGGTVYHDLGNLNFSFILPKKITLEKGLTRLMQPLVAHLQHLGVPATLNHRNDIYIGEKKVTGTAQHLTQEGGISHGTLLFNSDLETLQRAILPPSAQPQNHSKTQIDSKSLKSVRAKGVANIRDFLNQDFDIHVFEREVAKAILGENYEQIALSPIDLKHIEALAETKYRTWEWNFAKATRCKIEKTAILAGQQWELRLQIGQQARIEALEMPQHSALNPFLQTYIGEIYSDQNMQLLAQSLIKNYPAFFQTWKAEDFTNFTLFLY; translated from the coding sequence ATGAAACTTCTTCTTTCGCCTTCTTTTGATGCCGCCTTCAATTTGGCAACGGAAGAGTACGCCGTTTCCGAATTGCTCAAAAATGCGTCGGAGGCGGGTTTTTTATTTTTGTATAGAAATGCGCCTTGTGTAGTTTTAGGTAAAAACCAAAATTTATTAGAAGAAGTAGATTATCATTTTCTCAAAAATAGGCAAATACCGCTTAGAAGGCGCATTTCGGGGGGCGGAACGGTTTATCACGATTTGGGAAATCTTAATTTTAGCTTTATCCTACCCAAAAAAATAACCTTAGAAAAAGGGCTGACCCGCCTTATGCAGCCTTTGGTGGCGCATTTGCAGCATTTGGGTGTGCCTGCTACGCTAAATCATAGGAACGACATTTATATCGGTGAAAAAAAAGTAACGGGAACGGCACAGCACCTGACCCAAGAGGGCGGTATTAGCCATGGCACGCTGCTTTTCAATTCGGATTTGGAAACGCTGCAAAGGGCTATTTTGCCACCTTCGGCACAGCCACAAAATCATTCAAAAACGCAAATAGATTCGAAAAGTTTGAAGTCGGTGCGAGCCAAAGGGGTTGCGAATATCCGCGATTTTTTAAATCAAGATTTTGATATACATGTCTTTGAAAGGGAAGTGGCAAAGGCAATTTTAGGCGAAAATTATGAGCAAATCGCACTTTCGCCCATAGATTTGAAGCACATCGAAGCCTTAGCCGAAACCAAATACCGCACTTGGGAGTGGAATTTTGCAAAGGCTACGCGCTGCAAAATAGAAAAAACGGCGATTTTAGCAGGTCAGCAATGGGAATTGCGCCTGCAAATTGGACAGCAAGCACGCATCGAGGCTCTCGAAATGCCCCAACATTCGGCACTCAATCCCTTTCTACAAACCTACATAGGCGAAATTTATTCCGACCAAAACATGCAACTTTTGGCGCAAAGTCTGATAAAAAATTATCCTGCCTTCTTTCAAACATGGAAAGCCGAAGATTTTACTAATTTTACCCTCTTTTTATACTAA
- a CDS encoding N-acetylmuramoyl-L-alanine amidase family protein, with amino-acid sequence MKIALLKPLKESLFFAFSSKMLCCLCLLNGLFFGSSFVAEAQEKKKFRVVVDAGHGGKDPGSEASDPKKFFHEKDIVLNVAKKLQYYLENNIEGIEVVMTRRTDTFLSLEERTELANQEQADLFISLHCNSNPLTYVHGVQLHVQDYRFKNSLWLAHRLNEEFGTRAKRKTFKIQTTGDRQHNLYVLQYTKMPAVLIEMGFLSHPEEEKFLNSEYGQILLASAIFRAIRSYQKHKYRPK; translated from the coding sequence ATGAAAATAGCACTTTTAAAGCCTTTAAAAGAAAGTCTTTTTTTTGCTTTTTCAAGTAAAATGCTTTGCTGTTTGTGCCTTTTAAATGGATTGTTTTTTGGCAGTTCCTTTGTGGCAGAGGCACAGGAAAAGAAAAAATTTCGTGTCGTCGTTGATGCAGGGCATGGCGGGAAAGACCCAGGCAGCGAGGCGAGCGACCCGAAGAAGTTTTTTCACGAAAAGGACATTGTTCTAAATGTAGCTAAAAAGTTGCAGTATTATTTAGAAAATAATATAGAAGGAATAGAAGTTGTGATGACGCGCCGAACAGATACCTTTCTTTCGCTCGAAGAGCGCACCGAACTTGCCAATCAGGAGCAAGCCGACCTTTTTATTAGTTTGCATTGTAATTCAAATCCGCTCACTTATGTCCATGGCGTGCAGTTGCATGTGCAGGATTATCGCTTCAAAAATAGCCTTTGGCTGGCACACAGGCTAAACGAGGAATTTGGAACACGCGCCAAAAGAAAGACTTTTAAAATCCAAACCACAGGCGATAGGCAGCACAATTTGTATGTATTGCAATATACCAAAATGCCCGCCGTTCTGATAGAAATGGGCTTTTTGAGTCACCCCGAAGAGGAGAAATTCCTTAATAGCGAATACGGTCAAATCTTACTCGCCTCGGCAATTTTTCGCGCCATTCGAAGCTACCAAAAGCACAAATACAGACCTAAATAG
- a CDS encoding type II toxin-antitoxin system RelE/ParE family toxin — MVRNIVFYEEHFSEFYDSQSEKVQEKIDYVLNLIAYVERVPEKFLKHLEGTEGLYEIRVKFSSDIFRFFCFFDEEKLVIVLHGFQKKTQKTPKNEIKKAEVLKQKYLTEKEA; from the coding sequence ATGGTTCGTAACATTGTTTTTTATGAAGAGCATTTCTCTGAGTTTTATGATTCTCAATCAGAAAAAGTACAAGAAAAAATAGACTATGTACTTAATTTGATTGCTTATGTAGAGCGCGTTCCTGAAAAATTCTTAAAACACTTGGAAGGAACAGAAGGGCTTTACGAGATAAGAGTGAAGTTCTCGTCTGACATCTTTAGGTTCTTTTGCTTTTTTGATGAAGAAAAACTTGTTATCGTTCTACATGGGTTTCAAAAGAAAACTCAAAAAACGCCAAAAAATGAAATTAAAAAAGCAGAAGTATTAAAGCAAAAATACTTAACAGAAAAAGAAGCATGA
- a CDS encoding helix-turn-helix domain-containing protein — protein sequence MKKITTLEDHLSKRYGEIGTPKRDAFEANAKAFLFGEMLKEARREANLSQQDVATRVGITQSLLASIEKGAADISLAVLVRIVEVGLGKKISFFIQ from the coding sequence ATGAAAAAAATAACGACACTTGAAGACCACCTGTCTAAACGATATGGCGAGATAGGTACGCCTAAAAGAGATGCTTTTGAAGCAAATGCAAAGGCTTTCTTGTTTGGTGAGATGCTAAAAGAGGCGCGTAGGGAAGCGAATCTTTCACAGCAAGATGTTGCTACGCGCGTGGGCATTACGCAAAGTTTGCTGGCAAGTATAGAAAAAGGAGCTGCTGACATCTCACTTGCAGTGCTTGTACGTATTGTAGAGGTGGGGTTGGGCAAAAAAATATCGTTTTTCATACAATAA
- a CDS encoding DUF4494 domain-containing protein, giving the protein MNYWFLCKVSYNKELEDGTVKKLKDTYLTDAMTLTDAEARMYEEVGNTIQGEFDVSAANRMNFIDVFTYPNTQYYFRCKVRYVTIDEKKGKEKETKNLILIGANDLKDAYDRLTNELKTMLVPYEIIEIVKTPILEVFRYRSPDERIGARNLRPLEEGEGQE; this is encoded by the coding sequence ATGAACTATTGGTTTCTCTGCAAAGTGAGTTATAATAAGGAACTCGAAGATGGCACTGTCAAAAAACTCAAAGATACCTACCTAACCGATGCCATGACGCTAACTGATGCCGAAGCACGCATGTACGAAGAAGTCGGCAACACCATTCAAGGCGAATTTGACGTTTCGGCGGCAAATCGTATGAACTTCATCGATGTTTTCACGTATCCGAACACACAATATTACTTCCGTTGCAAAGTCCGCTACGTAACCATCGACGAAAAAAAGGGCAAGGAAAAAGAAACCAAAAACCTGATTTTGATAGGGGCAAATGACCTCAAAGATGCCTACGACCGTCTGACCAACGAGCTAAAAACGATGCTTGTCCCCTATGAAATCATCGAAATCGTCAAAACGCCTATTTTAGAAGTCTTCCGCTATCGTTCGCCTGATGAGCGCATTGGCGCACGCAACTTGCGCCCCTTAGAAGAGGGCGAAGGGCAGGAATAA
- a CDS encoding radical SAM protein — MRLVRSPLLCNYYVTYRCNAKCHFCDIWERPSPFVKIEEVGQNLRDLKALGVRVLDFTGGEPLLHPKIADFFQMAKKMGFITTLTTNALRYPKFAEALKGQVDMLHFSLDAPTAEAHDAIRGVSCFDSVMESLAIAKKLGERPDILFTVFEENLHYLEPMWALAQRHKAVLIVNPIFDYNQIANGGGLSPASLQKLKVWTNKKGVYLNAAFLALRQNGGNQVADPICRAASTTVVISPENELVLPCYHLGLKSFPIQNRLKELYQKPDIQDLIAMEGKMPACQGCAINCYMQPSFAVELNRYWFLALPSTLKYNWLKGTWKALF; from the coding sequence ATGCGTTTGGTTCGTTCCCCTCTCTTGTGCAACTACTACGTAACGTATCGCTGCAATGCAAAATGTCATTTTTGCGATATTTGGGAGCGTCCTTCGCCTTTTGTCAAGATAGAGGAGGTAGGGCAAAACCTACGCGATTTGAAAGCCTTAGGGGTGCGCGTCCTCGATTTTACTGGCGGCGAGCCGCTTTTGCACCCAAAAATTGCCGATTTTTTTCAGATGGCAAAAAAAATGGGTTTCATCACAACGCTCACCACCAACGCCCTGCGCTACCCCAAATTTGCAGAGGCTCTAAAAGGGCAGGTAGATATGCTGCATTTTTCCTTAGACGCGCCTACGGCAGAAGCCCATGATGCCATTCGGGGCGTATCTTGTTTCGATTCGGTGATGGAAAGTTTGGCTATTGCTAAAAAATTAGGAGAAAGACCCGATATTCTTTTTACTGTTTTCGAGGAAAATTTGCATTATTTAGAGCCTATGTGGGCATTGGCGCAAAGACACAAGGCGGTTTTGATAGTCAATCCGATTTTTGACTACAATCAGATTGCGAATGGCGGAGGTTTATCGCCTGCTTCACTACAAAAACTCAAAGTTTGGACAAATAAAAAAGGCGTGTATCTCAATGCGGCGTTCTTGGCTTTGCGCCAAAATGGAGGCAATCAGGTAGCCGACCCCATTTGTAGAGCCGCCAGCACAACGGTTGTGATTTCACCAGAAAATGAATTGGTTTTGCCTTGTTATCATTTGGGTCTGAAAAGTTTTCCTATTCAAAACCGCTTAAAAGAATTATACCAAAAGCCTGATATTCAAGATCTTATCGCTATGGAGGGCAAAATGCCTGCCTGTCAGGGTTGTGCCATAAATTGTTATATGCAGCCTTCTTTTGCCGTAGAGTTGAATCGCTATTGGTTTTTAGCCCTGCCCTCTACCCTGAAATATAATTGGCTCAAAGGCACGTGGAAGGCACTTTTTTAA
- a CDS encoding CcmD family protein, with translation MKNKLHALLLALGLLFALPTFTTVGQVAAQGKIAVTERDYQNQEVEMADAFRSEGKIYVVVAVLATIFLGMVIYLIVFERRLSQLERQIKEEESLKKD, from the coding sequence ATGAAAAACAAATTACACGCACTATTGCTCGCCTTGGGGCTTCTTTTTGCGCTACCAACCTTTACTACCGTAGGGCAGGTGGCGGCACAGGGAAAGATTGCCGTTACGGAGCGCGATTATCAAAATCAGGAAGTAGAAATGGCAGACGCTTTTCGCAGTGAAGGCAAAATTTATGTAGTAGTGGCTGTTTTGGCTACTATTTTTTTAGGAATGGTGATATATCTCATTGTTTTCGAACGCCGTTTATCCCAACTTGAACGCCAAATCAAAGAGGAAGAGTCCTTAAAAAAAGACTAA
- a CDS encoding cytochrome c maturation protein CcmE: protein MKTQHIILVVVLALVAGIIFSSAGNTSEYLAFEDAKARAEAGNSDKFHIVGELPRDAQGEVVGIEYNPTLDPNYMAFLLVDEKGKTQKVVTSNPPASMQDFKRSEKVVVIGNFKGEQFIVKEILLKCPSKYEETKI, encoded by the coding sequence ATGAAGACTCAACATATTATCTTAGTCGTGGTCTTGGCTTTGGTAGCGGGGATAATTTTCTCCTCAGCAGGCAATACCAGCGAATATCTTGCTTTTGAAGATGCAAAAGCACGCGCCGAAGCAGGAAATAGCGATAAGTTTCATATCGTAGGCGAACTGCCGCGTGATGCACAAGGCGAAGTTGTAGGCATTGAGTACAATCCTACCCTCGACCCCAACTACATGGCTTTCCTTTTGGTAGATGAAAAAGGGAAGACCCAAAAAGTAGTTACAAGCAATCCGCCTGCCTCTATGCAGGATTTCAAACGCTCGGAAAAAGTCGTCGTAATTGGAAACTTCAAAGGCGAACAGTTTATTGTCAAAGAAATTCTTTTGAAATGCCCTTCTAAATACGAAGAAACCAAAATTTAG